A window of Microcystis aeruginosa FD4 contains these coding sequences:
- a CDS encoding polysaccharide biosynthesis/export family protein codes for MLTIKLILLIMLNSSQLQDLISKSLRYLLIIGTIAPLTSLEARPVQATPPSSDAPPKEAIAPIPAESKEYTLGEGDKVRVTVYQVADLSGDFLVLADGTLTLPLIGSVKVEGMTVTEAGQTLAKRYSTYLKRPVVTVSILTPRPLQIAIAGEVNRPGTYTINPEQSQKTPLLTEIIRQAGGVTTVADIGQVQIRRNLKGQEQLIQANLWQLIQKGDKTQDISLRDGDSIVIPTKTTLSVGEVNQLADANFGLDSDREINVTVVGEVYRPGSHRIVPTPNNINNNNNNDLDRGGTRKPARLTQAIQQAGGIKPLADIRQVQVLRYTRDGSQQKIPVDLWSLLDKGDMTGDIFLQEGDTVIIPTATEISAKESETLASASFAPKTINVKVVGEVVKPGTIEVPPNTPLNQAILTAGDFDKRRANQSTVELIRLNPNGTVTKTSINIDFSQGINEKTNPILRNNDVVVVHRNGLASATDTLGTVLSPFTGLTGLFNGFFNLFR; via the coding sequence ATGTTAACGATAAAATTAATCCTATTGATCATGTTAAATAGCAGCCAATTACAGGATTTAATCAGTAAATCACTACGTTATCTATTAATTATCGGCACTATTGCCCCCCTAACTTCCTTAGAGGCTCGCCCAGTCCAAGCTACTCCTCCTAGTAGTGATGCACCCCCTAAAGAAGCGATTGCCCCTATCCCCGCAGAAAGCAAAGAGTACACCCTAGGAGAAGGGGATAAAGTGCGCGTCACCGTTTACCAAGTCGCGGATTTAAGCGGCGATTTCCTCGTCTTGGCCGATGGAACCCTGACGTTACCTCTGATTGGTAGCGTCAAAGTGGAAGGAATGACCGTTACCGAAGCCGGCCAAACCCTCGCTAAACGTTACAGCACCTATCTCAAACGTCCCGTGGTTACTGTTAGCATTCTCACCCCCCGGCCTCTGCAAATCGCCATCGCGGGGGAAGTTAATCGTCCGGGTACTTATACAATTAACCCCGAACAAAGCCAAAAAACGCCCCTATTGACCGAAATAATCCGGCAAGCGGGGGGAGTGACTACGGTGGCCGATATTGGTCAAGTTCAAATCCGACGCAACCTCAAGGGACAAGAACAGCTAATTCAAGCCAATCTCTGGCAATTAATCCAAAAAGGCGATAAAACCCAAGATATTAGCCTTAGAGATGGCGATAGCATCGTTATTCCCACTAAAACGACCCTTAGCGTCGGGGAAGTCAATCAATTAGCCGATGCCAATTTTGGACTAGATAGCGATCGAGAAATTAATGTTACTGTGGTGGGAGAAGTTTATCGTCCGGGGTCTCATCGTATTGTCCCCACTCCCAATAATATTAATAATAATAATAATAATGACCTAGATCGCGGCGGCACCAGGAAACCGGCCCGACTAACCCAAGCTATCCAACAAGCGGGAGGCATCAAACCTCTTGCCGATATCCGACAGGTACAAGTGCTGCGTTATACTCGTGACGGTTCCCAGCAGAAAATCCCCGTAGATCTCTGGAGTTTGCTCGATAAAGGTGATATGACCGGCGATATCTTTCTTCAAGAAGGGGATACAGTGATTATCCCCACCGCTACCGAAATCTCGGCCAAGGAATCAGAAACCCTAGCATCGGCTAGTTTTGCCCCTAAAACTATTAACGTGAAAGTGGTCGGGGAAGTGGTCAAACCAGGGACAATTGAAGTTCCTCCCAATACCCCTCTCAATCAGGCAATTTTAACCGCAGGAGACTTTGATAAGCGTCGGGCCAATCAGTCCACAGTGGAATTAATTCGTCTCAATCCTAACGGGACTGTCACCAAAACCTCAATTAACATCGATTTTTCCCAGGGTATCAACGAGAAAACTAACCCGATTCTCCGCAATAATGATGTGGTTGTGGTTCATCGTAACGGTCTGGCATCTGCTACCGACACCCTCGGCACGGTTTTAAGTCCCTTTACCGGTCTGACAGGCCTTTTCAACGGATTTTTTAATCTTTTCCGTTAA
- a CDS encoding CocE/NonD family hydrolase, with protein sequence MFNPHPIKKETASLITKDGISLAADIYRPDSRESFPILLMRQPYGKTIASTVVYAHPSWYARQGYIVVIQDVRGRGKSTGKFNLFAHEISDGLETIEWVLTIPNNTGVVGMYGFSYQGMTQLYAAANGHGALKTICPAMIAHDLYRDWGYENEAFNFQYNLAWAIQLAAETARLKGDETAYQKLWVASRNLPLFDPIAASPQILQDLAADSFYHDWITRYLPDDYWQNLSPQNLLKNIDLPMLHIGGWFDPHLRGTLGLYQEMQARSIYPQQLIIGAWTHLPWGRKVGEIDYGQQAISPVDKMQLQWFDYFLKGQETELLKNPPLYLFQMGSNQWHYLEKFPRENQQIYYLASQGLANLREDEGKLSAILLEPAIEDTIVHDPWRPVPSLGGHSALPGGIFDRTMLDCRSDVITYTSPPLEKDLAILGSPRLDCYCQADAVSFDICAVVSQVTPDGRVFNITQGYKRVNNPELPLNIALQATFITIPQGHSLRLSLSASCFPAHPVNAGTGSYPHASRAIDFSIITIKVFCQGNFPAKLLLPLVGES encoded by the coding sequence ATGTTTAATCCCCACCCCATAAAAAAAGAAACAGCTAGTTTGATCACCAAAGATGGAATTAGTTTAGCTGCCGATATTTATCGTCCCGATAGTAGGGAATCTTTTCCCATTTTACTAATGCGACAACCCTACGGAAAAACGATTGCTTCTACGGTGGTTTATGCCCATCCTAGCTGGTATGCACGTCAGGGTTATATTGTAGTAATTCAGGATGTCCGTGGACGGGGAAAATCGACGGGAAAATTTAATTTATTTGCCCATGAAATTAGCGACGGATTAGAAACTATTGAATGGGTTTTAACTATTCCTAATAATACGGGTGTGGTGGGAATGTATGGTTTTTCCTATCAGGGAATGACCCAATTATACGCAGCTGCTAATGGTCACGGTGCTTTAAAAACTATTTGCCCGGCGATGATCGCTCACGATTTATATCGAGATTGGGGCTATGAAAATGAAGCATTTAATTTCCAATATAATCTCGCTTGGGCAATACAATTAGCAGCGGAAACAGCTAGATTAAAAGGAGACGAAACTGCCTATCAAAAACTCTGGGTAGCTTCCCGAAATTTACCCCTTTTTGATCCTATTGCTGCCTCTCCCCAAATTCTGCAAGATTTAGCTGCTGATTCTTTTTATCACGATTGGATTACTCGTTATCTTCCCGATGACTATTGGCAAAATTTATCCCCGCAAAACCTTTTAAAAAATATCGATTTACCGATGTTACATATCGGGGGTTGGTTCGATCCTCATCTCCGGGGAACTTTGGGTTTATACCAAGAAATGCAAGCGCGTTCTATCTATCCCCAACAGCTAATTATTGGTGCTTGGACTCATCTACCCTGGGGGAGAAAAGTAGGAGAGATAGATTATGGTCAACAGGCAATTAGTCCTGTGGATAAAATGCAGCTGCAATGGTTTGATTATTTCTTAAAAGGTCAGGAAACGGAGTTATTAAAAAATCCTCCCCTGTATCTATTTCAAATGGGGTCTAATCAATGGCACTATCTGGAAAAGTTTCCCAGAGAAAATCAGCAAATTTATTATCTTGCTAGTCAAGGTTTAGCCAATCTGCGCGAGGATGAGGGGAAATTAAGCGCGATTTTGTTAGAACCTGCGATCGAGGATACCATCGTTCACGATCCTTGGCGACCAGTGCCATCTTTAGGAGGTCATAGCGCCCTACCGGGGGGAATATTCGACCGCACCATGCTAGACTGTCGCAGTGATGTGATTACCTACACTTCTCCCCCCCTAGAGAAAGATTTAGCTATTTTGGGTAGTCCCCGTCTGGATTGTTATTGTCAAGCAGATGCGGTTAGTTTCGATATCTGTGCGGTGGTTTCTCAAGTTACCCCCGATGGTCGAGTTTTTAATATCACTCAGGGTTATAAACGGGTAAATAATCCCGAATTGCCCCTAAATATTGCCCTGCAAGCCACTTTTATCACTATTCCTCAAGGTCATAGCTTGCGTTTGAGTCTCAGTGCCTCTTGCTTTCCCGCACATCCCGTCAATGCGGGGACCGGCAGCTATCCCCACGCGAGTCGGGCGATCGATTTTTCTATTATCACAATTAAGGTTTTTTGTCAAGGAAATTTTCCCGCAAAATTGCTATTACCTTTAGTCGGGGAAAGCTAA
- a CDS encoding peroxiredoxin, translated as MAAIKVGDRIPDFSLPSQTGTTVNISDLIGKKSLVIYFYPKDDTPGCTAESCAFRDSYEVFTDAGAEVIGISADSPQSHQQFAQKYNLPFTLLSDSDNRVRKLFGVPATLFVLPGRVTYIIDKEGIVRHIFDSMLDFKAHVTESLNTIKSF; from the coding sequence ATGGCAGCGATAAAAGTAGGCGATCGAATTCCCGATTTTTCTCTCCCTTCCCAAACAGGGACAACGGTTAATATCAGCGATTTAATCGGTAAAAAATCCCTGGTAATTTATTTCTATCCCAAAGATGATACTCCGGGTTGTACCGCAGAATCCTGCGCTTTCCGCGATAGTTACGAAGTGTTTACCGACGCGGGTGCGGAAGTTATTGGTATTAGTGCCGATAGTCCCCAATCTCATCAACAATTTGCCCAAAAATATAATCTTCCCTTCACCCTTTTAAGTGATAGCGATAACCGAGTGCGGAAATTATTCGGTGTTCCCGCTACCTTATTCGTCCTCCCCGGACGAGTTACCTATATCATTGATAAAGAGGGAATCGTCAGACATATTTTTGATTCTATGTTAGATTTTAAGGCTCACGTTACCGAATCTTTGAATACAATTAAATCTTTTTAG
- a CDS encoding ABC-F family ATP-binding cassette domain-containing protein, giving the protein MLRLEKISKIYPTGEVLKDVTWEVKTGDRIGLVGVNGAGKSTQLKIIMGEVEPTAGEIIRPTSLHIGYLTQEFEVDPRRTVREEFWTVFQEANQVHHQLIEIPQRMEKADPKELDRLIHQLDRLQRQFEALDGYGLEARIEKILPEMGFTIDDGDRLVSSFSGGWQMRMSLGKILLQTPDILLLDEPTNHLDLETIEWLEKFLKDLTTPMVIVSHDREFLDRLCTKIVETERGVSTTYLGNYSAYLQQKYEQQSAQLSAYERQQKELEKQQAFVDRFRASATRSTQAKSREKQLEKVEKIEAPIADVRTLKFQFPPAVRSGREVVTIKNLVHIYDDKILFLGANLEIERGDRVAFLGPNGAGKSTLLRLIVGLEPPTEGSIEIGKHNVIPSYFEQNQAEALDLTKTVLNTIHDEVPDWKDVEVRSLLGRFLFSGETVLKKVESLSGGEKARLALAKMLLAPANLLILDEPTNHLDIPAKEMLESALKVYEGTVLIVSHDRYFISQVANKIVEIREGELIAYAGDYHYYLEKLDEEKQKAEQKRIEAEKAAKAAAKRAKQKTKKG; this is encoded by the coding sequence ATGCTACGACTAGAGAAAATTAGTAAGATTTACCCGACGGGAGAAGTGTTAAAAGATGTCACTTGGGAAGTAAAAACTGGCGATCGCATCGGATTGGTGGGAGTGAATGGGGCCGGAAAATCCACCCAGCTGAAGATTATTATGGGGGAAGTGGAACCCACCGCTGGGGAGATCATCCGTCCTACCAGTCTCCATATCGGTTATCTTACCCAGGAATTTGAAGTGGATCCCCGTCGGACGGTACGCGAGGAATTTTGGACGGTGTTTCAAGAAGCGAATCAAGTCCACCATCAACTAATAGAAATTCCTCAGCGCATGGAAAAAGCTGATCCTAAAGAATTAGATCGCTTAATTCATCAATTGGATCGCCTACAAAGACAATTTGAAGCGTTAGATGGTTACGGATTAGAAGCGCGCATCGAGAAAATTTTACCAGAAATGGGCTTTACTATTGATGACGGCGATCGCTTGGTAAGTTCCTTCAGTGGTGGTTGGCAAATGCGGATGAGTTTAGGCAAAATTCTCCTGCAAACTCCCGACATTTTACTCCTCGATGAACCGACTAACCATTTAGACTTAGAAACCATTGAATGGTTAGAAAAATTCCTCAAGGATTTAACCACTCCCATGGTCATAGTGTCCCACGACCGGGAATTTCTCGATCGCCTCTGTACCAAAATTGTCGAAACTGAAAGGGGAGTTTCTACCACTTATTTAGGTAATTATTCTGCCTACCTACAGCAAAAATACGAACAACAATCCGCTCAGTTAAGTGCCTACGAACGTCAACAAAAAGAACTAGAAAAACAGCAAGCTTTCGTCGATCGGTTCCGGGCCAGTGCCACCCGCAGTACCCAAGCAAAAAGCCGGGAAAAACAATTAGAAAAGGTAGAAAAAATTGAAGCACCAATCGCCGATGTGCGTACCTTAAAATTCCAGTTTCCTCCGGCAGTGCGTAGTGGTCGAGAAGTGGTAACTATTAAAAATCTTGTTCACATTTACGATGATAAAATTCTCTTTTTGGGAGCAAATCTGGAAATAGAAAGAGGCGATCGAGTGGCGTTTTTAGGACCGAATGGTGCGGGAAAATCGACGCTTTTGCGTTTAATTGTTGGGTTAGAACCACCCACAGAAGGCTCGATCGAAATCGGTAAACACAACGTTATTCCTAGTTATTTTGAGCAGAACCAAGCGGAAGCTTTAGACCTAACTAAGACTGTTTTAAATACCATTCATGATGAAGTTCCCGATTGGAAAGATGTGGAAGTTCGCAGTCTTTTAGGGCGATTTTTATTCAGTGGGGAAACGGTATTAAAAAAAGTAGAATCTTTGAGTGGTGGCGAAAAAGCGCGTCTTGCTTTGGCCAAGATGTTACTTGCTCCCGCTAACTTATTAATTCTCGATGAACCCACTAATCACCTCGATATTCCCGCCAAGGAAATGTTAGAATCAGCTTTAAAAGTTTATGAAGGCACGGTTTTAATTGTTTCCCATGATCGTTATTTTATCTCCCAGGTAGCTAACAAAATTGTCGAGATTCGGGAGGGCGAATTAATTGCCTACGCAGGAGATTATCACTATTATCTAGAAAAACTAGACGAAGAAAAACAAAAAGCCGAACAAAAACGCATTGAAGCAGAAAAAGCGGCCAAAGCTGCCGCTAAACGGGCTAAACAAAAGACCAAAAAAGGTTAG
- a CDS encoding 2OG-Fe(II) oxygenase — MFINPLVYEKSSVYRQDFETAQPFKHLVIDNFLVRKQAQILLENFPSFNPQKAISELGKVGGKAVNEDLIGLGGVYQQFVHYIQAQEFLELISQLTGIDNLIPDPSFYGGGTHENLHGQELDPHVDFNLDERHWYHRRLNLLIYLNPQWQADWGGNLELHSNPRQPEENRIKSFVPIFNRCLIFETNEYSWHGFSQINLPENQRHLSRKSLSIYLYTKERPIEELSPSHTTFYIPRPLPENIQPHQVLSAEDYQQIKILLKRRDDLIRFYQDRELKESQDLVSLKSHIKRYLSLQYPHLWRMLKSLPRWQK, encoded by the coding sequence ATGTTTATTAATCCCCTTGTTTATGAGAAATCTTCTGTCTATCGTCAAGATTTTGAGACAGCGCAACCGTTTAAGCATTTGGTCATCGATAATTTTTTAGTTAGGAAGCAAGCGCAAATTTTGCTGGAAAATTTTCCCAGTTTTAATCCGCAAAAAGCTATTAGTGAGTTAGGAAAAGTTGGCGGAAAGGCAGTTAATGAGGATTTAATCGGTTTGGGGGGTGTTTATCAACAGTTTGTCCACTACATTCAAGCTCAAGAGTTTTTAGAGTTAATTTCCCAATTAACTGGTATCGATAATTTAATTCCAGACCCTAGTTTTTATGGGGGTGGAACCCACGAAAATTTACACGGTCAAGAATTAGACCCTCACGTTGATTTTAACCTTGATGAGCGTCATTGGTATCATCGCCGCTTGAATTTATTAATCTATTTAAATCCCCAATGGCAAGCAGATTGGGGAGGGAATCTAGAATTACATTCCAATCCTCGTCAACCGGAAGAAAATAGGATTAAATCTTTTGTACCTATCTTTAATCGTTGTCTTATTTTTGAAACCAATGAATATTCATGGCATGGATTTTCTCAGATTAATTTACCAGAAAATCAACGGCATTTATCGCGTAAATCTCTTTCTATCTATCTCTATACCAAAGAACGTCCTATCGAAGAATTATCACCATCTCATACAACTTTTTACATCCCGCGCCCGCTGCCAGAAAATATTCAACCCCATCAAGTTTTAAGCGCGGAAGATTACCAACAAATTAAAATTTTACTGAAAAGACGGGATGATTTAATTCGTTTTTATCAAGATAGAGAACTGAAAGAATCTCAGGATTTAGTTAGTTTAAAATCCCATATTAAACGCTATCTATCCCTCCAATATCCTCATCTTTGGCGAATGTTGAAAAGTTTACCCCGTTGGCAAAAGTGA
- a CDS encoding RNA-guided endonuclease InsQ/TnpB family protein, translated as MEKAYSYRFYPTPEQESLLRRTLGCVRLVYNKALHLRTQAWYEKQERVGYTETSSMLTDWKKQEELDFLNEVSCVPLQQGLRHLQTAFTNFFAGRTKYPNFKKKHQGGSAEFSKSAFKFKDKQIYLAKCTEPLPIRWSRQIPESCEPSTVTVRLHPSGRWHISIRFDDPTIKPLPPTDKAIGIDLGISSLVITSNGDKVSNPKHFKKHYQRLRKDPKNLSRKQKGSKNREKARIKVAKIHAQITDSRKDHLHKLTTQLVRENQTIVVENLAVKNLVKNSKLSQAISDVSWGEITRQLAYKCRWYGRNYIEVDRWFPSSKRCSNCGYIAEKMPLNIREWDCPDCGTHHDRDINASKNILAAGLAVSVCRATIRPEQSKSVKAGAEPRKGKKQKPKS; from the coding sequence ATGGAAAAAGCCTATTCTTACCGATTTTACCCCACACCCGAACAAGAGTCCCTATTGCGGCGCACTTTGGGCTGTGTAAGATTAGTTTACAATAAGGCTCTCCATCTCAGAACACAAGCTTGGTACGAAAAGCAAGAAAGAGTAGGATATACTGAAACTTCTTCAATGCTAACTGATTGGAAAAAGCAAGAAGAATTAGACTTTTTAAACGAAGTTAGTTGTGTACCTTTACAACAAGGTTTAAGACACCTACAAACAGCTTTTACCAATTTCTTTGCTGGTCGTACTAAGTATCCTAACTTTAAGAAAAAACATCAAGGAGGAAGTGCCGAATTTAGCAAATCTGCTTTTAAATTTAAAGACAAACAAATCTATTTAGCCAAATGCACAGAACCTTTACCTATTCGATGGTCAAGACAAATCCCAGAAAGCTGTGAACCAAGCACAGTAACAGTCAGATTACATCCTTCTGGACGTTGGCATATCTCAATAAGATTTGATGACCCAACAATTAAACCCTTACCCCCAACCGATAAAGCCATCGGAATTGACTTAGGAATTAGTAGCCTAGTAATTACCAGCAATGGTGATAAAGTATCTAATCCTAAGCATTTTAAAAAGCATTATCAGAGACTGCGAAAGGACCCAAAAAATCTTTCTAGAAAACAGAAAGGCTCAAAAAATCGAGAAAAAGCGAGAATCAAAGTAGCCAAAATTCACGCTCAAATCACCGATAGTAGAAAAGACCATTTACACAAGCTAACCACTCAATTAGTTCGTGAAAACCAAACGATTGTGGTTGAGAATTTAGCCGTCAAGAATCTGGTCAAAAACTCGAAATTATCTCAGGCAATATCTGACGTTAGTTGGGGAGAAATCACCCGACAATTAGCCTATAAATGCCGTTGGTATGGGAGAAATTACATCGAAGTAGATAGATGGTTTCCCAGTTCTAAGCGGTGTAGTAATTGCGGGTATATTGCTGAGAAAATGCCGTTAAATATTCGAGAGTGGGATTGTCCAGACTGTGGGACGCACCATGACCGAGATATTAACGCTAGTAAAAACATTTTGGCCGCAGGACTTGCGGTGTCAGTCTGTAGAGCGACCATAAGACCAGAACAGAGTAAATCTGTTAAGGCAGGTGCGGAACCCCGCAAGGGAAAGAAGCAGAAACCTAAATCGTGA
- a CDS encoding phosphoketolase — protein sequence MTATSTIPDFCQGIKYFGASLPEFDKYAGKAAIAAGKTAIIAANDPNAIYQTLLAADALRYLTLQITATKESGHPGGFASAADVIASLMMLGQKNIFTEVGHHAPGFYSNVFLDRSLEAMGISNVSQLGERFREKHGLLGHLSGQIPGLLGPAGPLGQGQHFAMAAAKLHPNTLFPVTIGDGGLGEPYIMSSFGHFHTAYPEITNFLPILVWNGYSQEHHSMVSLKTNAEMEAYWRGNGFEEVILINAKDFDDANQNGEYVDSTKFSFNQRLEFMKAVLMATDKAAQLALGGKLTVIIIKQLKGAGVHKRGAASHNLYPGDSLEKDYIVAALQERALPPEAWAIVRTNFQRSGGGPAAETVVTEKVFPLPDLGTLPMTEYTVGGDKKVATTAMGELVVAVGKADPNFVVTNADGNAASGINNINVGLKIIHPTTDDSYFQAPKGQVYEPLSEDACAGLAVGLSLLGARTLWCSYESFAINGLPIWQTVTQAMAELRRPTPSTITLFTAGALEQGRNGWTHQRPEIENYFAAMMRNGNIFPLFPCDANSIQVCYEWTLGTSNKGITITASKSPLPVRSTFEQTRQALEKGGVILHESEGSKKVVFAVIGDMTLLPVFDSAQQLEAAGIGVKIVSVINPRRLYRPSDVMSETSSEADNNFLDDAGFDSLFAGDALIGVTGGTSAMLEPIMLRSNARRDVFAWKRGETTASAGEIMAYNGLTANALTARATQLLG from the coding sequence ATGACAGCTACTAGCACAATTCCCGATTTTTGTCAAGGGATAAAATATTTTGGGGCTTCCTTACCCGAATTTGATAAATATGCAGGAAAAGCCGCTATCGCTGCGGGAAAAACCGCTATTATTGCCGCTAATGACCCGAATGCTATCTATCAAACCCTCCTAGCCGCCGATGCTTTGCGTTACCTCACCCTACAAATCACCGCTACCAAAGAATCGGGACACCCCGGCGGTTTTGCCAGCGCTGCCGACGTGATTGCCTCTTTGATGATGCTAGGCCAGAAAAATATTTTCACCGAAGTGGGCCATCATGCCCCCGGTTTTTATAGTAACGTCTTTCTTGATCGCTCTCTGGAAGCCATGGGCATCAGCAACGTCAGCCAATTGGGAGAACGTTTTCGGGAAAAACACGGACTTTTAGGACATCTTTCTGGACAAATCCCCGGACTGCTCGGGCCCGCTGGTCCTTTGGGCCAAGGACAACATTTCGCCATGGCGGCGGCCAAATTACACCCTAATACCCTTTTCCCTGTGACTATCGGGGATGGTGGTTTAGGAGAACCCTATATTATGAGTAGTTTTGGTCATTTTCACACTGCTTATCCCGAAATTACCAATTTTCTGCCGATTTTAGTTTGGAATGGCTATTCCCAAGAACACCATAGCATGGTGTCCCTGAAAACTAACGCCGAAATGGAAGCCTATTGGCGCGGTAATGGTTTCGAGGAAGTGATTCTCATTAATGCCAAAGACTTCGATGATGCTAATCAAAATGGGGAATATGTAGATAGCACCAAATTCTCTTTTAACCAGCGTCTAGAGTTCATGAAAGCGGTGTTAATGGCCACGGATAAAGCCGCCCAATTAGCTCTAGGAGGCAAACTAACGGTGATCATTATTAAACAACTTAAAGGGGCGGGAGTTCACAAACGGGGAGCGGCTTCCCATAATCTTTATCCGGGAGATTCTTTAGAAAAAGATTATATCGTTGCTGCCTTACAAGAACGCGCTTTACCCCCTGAAGCTTGGGCAATTGTTCGTACTAATTTCCAGCGCTCTGGAGGAGGTCCAGCAGCGGAAACAGTGGTAACGGAAAAAGTCTTCCCGCTGCCGGATTTAGGAACCTTACCGATGACGGAATATACTGTGGGTGGCGATAAAAAAGTGGCCACTACCGCTATGGGGGAATTAGTAGTAGCTGTGGGTAAAGCTGACCCCAATTTTGTCGTCACTAATGCTGATGGTAATGCCGCTTCGGGAATTAATAATATTAACGTCGGTTTAAAGATTATTCACCCCACCACAGATGATAGCTATTTCCAAGCACCCAAAGGTCAAGTTTATGAACCTTTAAGCGAGGATGCCTGTGCCGGATTAGCCGTCGGTTTATCTCTCTTGGGAGCGCGGACTTTATGGTGTTCCTACGAGTCTTTTGCTATCAATGGTTTACCGATTTGGCAGACTGTAACTCAAGCGATGGCTGAGTTACGTCGTCCCACCCCTTCTACTATTACTTTATTCACCGCTGGAGCCTTGGAGCAAGGGCGTAATGGTTGGACACACCAACGCCCAGAGATTGAAAATTATTTCGCCGCTATGATGCGAAATGGCAATATTTTCCCGCTCTTTCCCTGCGATGCTAACAGTATTCAAGTCTGTTATGAATGGACGTTAGGAACTAGCAATAAAGGCATTACAATCACCGCTAGTAAATCGCCTTTACCAGTACGAAGCACCTTTGAGCAAACCCGTCAAGCTTTGGAAAAAGGCGGCGTAATTCTCCACGAATCGGAAGGCAGTAAAAAAGTCGTTTTTGCCGTTATTGGTGATATGACTTTATTACCCGTTTTTGATTCGGCACAACAGTTAGAAGCGGCAGGAATCGGCGTAAAAATCGTCTCGGTAATTAATCCTCGTCGTCTCTACCGTCCTAGCGATGTGATGAGTGAAACTAGCTCAGAAGCTGATAATAATTTCCTCGATGATGCTGGTTTTGACAGTCTCTTTGCTGGTGATGCTTTAATCGGAGTAACCGGTGGTACAAGCGCCATGTTAGAACCGATTATGTTACGCAGTAATGCGCGTCGGGATGTCTTCGCTTGGAAACGGGGAGAAACCACCGCCAGTGCCGGGGAAATTATGGCCTATAATGGCTTAACTGCCAATGCTTTAACTGCGCGTGCCACCCAGTTATTAGGTTAA
- a CDS encoding aldo/keto reductase, which translates to MQKRYLGQTNIEITPLLVGTWQAGKKMWAGIEDEESIKAIRAAFEAGITTVDTAEIYGEGHSESIVAQALADVREQVIYATKVFANHLKYEQVIAACDRSLKNLQTDYIDLYQIHWPSGSWNTEIVPISETMAALNYLKAQGKIRAIGVSNFSRSQLEEASQYGRIESIQPPYSLFWRSVEKEIMPYCIENNISILAYSPLAQGLLTGKFRTGYQLAAEDHRIKNKLFHGENFPRVQAALNQLEPIADRYNCSLAQLSLAWLIKQPQTNAIAGVRNAAQAVNNAQAMTINLTPEDLKLIDNIGKQVTDFLDDNPVLWDF; encoded by the coding sequence ATGCAAAAACGCTATCTCGGTCAGACTAATATAGAAATTACTCCCCTTCTCGTGGGTACTTGGCAAGCAGGAAAAAAGATGTGGGCAGGTATTGAAGATGAGGAAAGTATTAAAGCAATTCGTGCCGCTTTTGAGGCAGGAATTACCACTGTAGATACAGCCGAAATCTACGGGGAAGGTCACTCAGAATCGATTGTCGCTCAAGCTTTAGCCGATGTGCGAGAACAGGTAATTTATGCCACAAAAGTTTTTGCTAATCACCTCAAATATGAGCAAGTTATCGCAGCTTGCGATCGCTCTTTAAAAAACCTCCAAACTGATTATATCGATCTTTATCAAATTCATTGGCCTAGTGGCTCATGGAACACGGAAATAGTGCCTATTTCTGAAACTATGGCCGCTCTTAATTATCTGAAAGCACAGGGAAAAATTCGAGCTATAGGGGTTTCCAATTTCTCCCGCTCTCAACTGGAAGAAGCTAGTCAATACGGCAGAATTGAGAGTATTCAACCTCCCTATTCTCTGTTTTGGCGCTCGGTAGAAAAGGAAATTATGCCCTATTGTATAGAGAATAATATTTCTATTCTTGCCTATTCTCCCCTTGCCCAAGGTTTATTAACAGGAAAATTTAGAACCGGTTATCAGTTGGCAGCGGAAGACCATAGAATTAAAAATAAACTCTTTCATGGCGAAAACTTTCCGAGGGTACAAGCGGCTTTAAATCAATTAGAACCGATTGCTGACCGCTATAATTGTTCCTTAGCTCAATTATCTCTTGCTTGGTTAATTAAGCAACCTCAAACTAATGCAATTGCTGGGGTAAGAAATGCTGCTCAAGCAGTTAATAACGCTCAAGCAATGACAATTAATTTAACCCCGGAAGACCTAAAATTAATTGATAATATTGGTAAACAGGTAACTGATTTCTTGGATGATAATCCCGTGCTGTGGGATTTCTAA